From the Planktothrix sp. FACHB-1365 genome, the window CTTCCTCATCTAAAATTAAGACTAAATCCGACATCGCCCCAAAAACAGCCCGCAGTTCTGCTTCCGATTGACTTAAGGCGGCTTCAACTTGTTGTCGCTGAAGTTCAACTTGTTTGTGTTTGGTAATATCTCGACCAATCGCTTGAAATTCTCGGTTCTGTCCCGTCCCATCGGGAATCACTTGCACCGTCCATTCTAACCACCGTTGTTGATTGGATTCCTCTGTCAGACAAGACTGATAGCTTAGGGTTTCTTGAGTTTCTAACAAATGGGTCATTTGCTCTAGCCCCAGGTTTTGTTCGTGATCAGGAAATAGGGAAAAAATGCTTTTTCCGAGTAATTCTGAAGCCGACTGACCCAAATATTGACAACCGGCTTGGTTAATAAACGTTAAGCTTCCTTTAACGGTGTAACAACAGACAAATTCAGGAAAACTATCGAGTAAGCGATGATAACGAGCTTCTTGCTGAACCAAGGTTTGTACAAGCTGCATTTCTTGTTTAAGTTGTACTGTTTGAACTTCTAAGGTATGTTGTAAAATATCAATTGTTTCTAGTAATTCTGACGGATCAATCACCTGTAAAATATGGGTTTGAGTCACAATTCCGATTAAATTTTCTTCAGCCGTTGTCACCACTAATCGCCGAATTTGATGACGCTGCATTTGTTGATGGGCTAACCATAAAGAATCCTGGGCTGCAATAGCAATTACGGGTGAAGTCATCACCGTTTCTGCAAGGGTTAATTCAAACTTAAGATTCAGTTGTTGGAATCGCACCATATCTCGCTCTGTGATCATTCCAATCGGTTGAATCAGTCCTTGATTTTGTAATTGGGTAATCACAATACAACTCACTTGATAGGTGATCATCAAGTTGGCTAACTGTTTGATAGACGTGCTGGGAGGGGCATGAATCACCCGAATTTGCATGACATCCTCCACCCGTCTTAATTTTAGTAAATCGTAAGGAATCAGACGATCACGAATCTGTTTGGGGGTAATGATTCTGATGACTTCACCCTGAAGATTAACAATGGGTAAATGGCGAATCTTATGGTAATTAAATTGTTGAATTACTTGTAAGGAATCCGCCGCTTCTGATTCCAATAAGGTAATGACATTGGCTGTCATCACTTGAGTAATGGGGACTTGAGCAAAATGAATTTCCGATGCAATTGCCCGCACAATATCTCGTTCAGTTACAATCCCGATCAGTCGTTGTTCATCAATGACTAAAATACAGTCATGATCCCTCTGGTTCATGAGGTTAATCGCATCCATACTGGGGGTATCTGATGTTACAATCAGTAAATTAGATTGCATTGCTGATTACTATATTTTTGTGATTGAAATCAGAATTTTCTATGACACGTTCCCTGACTGCTATCTGCCAGATTGCCACAAAAGATACTGCTTAAAATTCTATTGTGGCTTAAATTCATCGAATTGGGATAAAACTCAATTGAACTTTATTCTTCTACTTCTTGGCGAGTCCAGTAGAATCTCGGTCAAGGAGCTTGTGACAAAAACAATCCGTCACGTTTTATTAATAGGGGTTGACATATTCTCAAAAATTGATAATATTGTATTTTATAATGTGCGATCAGTCGGATTTATAAAAATTTAATAAAACTTTAATTTCCGACCTTAACCCTTTACCGAAAAAGCAAAGATTGATTAATAGCTCCTATAAGCTAGTCGAAATTTTACCTTGAAGGTATTCCTGATTTTTTTAAACGTAGAACATGAAACTACCCGTTTCCAGCCGATTTCAATTAACAGAAGACCTGAATATTTGTCGCATTTTAAATGGGATGTGGCAAGTGTCTGGATCTCATGGACGGATTGATGCCAAAACAGCCATTGAGAGTATGTTTAAATACTGGGATGCTGGATATACGACTTGGGATCTCGCCGATCATTATGGCCCTGCGGAGGATTTTATTGGGGAGTTTAGACGACAACTAATTGCGACTCGTGGACAAGCCGCATTATCCCAACTTCAAGGCTTTACAAAATGGGTTCCTCGTCCGGGAAAAATGACGAAAAATATTGTAGAAAAAAATATTGATATTTCTCGTCAACGGATGGGGGTAGACTGTCTCGATTTACTACAATTTCATTGGTGGGATTATCGAGATCAAAATTATTTAGACGCTTTACATTATCTGACAGAGTTACAAACTGAAGGCAAAATTAAGCATTTAGCCTTAACCAATTTCGATACAGAACATTTAAAAATTATTGTTGAACATAACATTAACATTGTATCCAATCAAGTACAGTTTTCCCTAATTGATCGTCGTCCTTTAGCTAAAATGACCGAGTTTTGTCAAACTCACAATATCAAATTACTGCCTTATGGTGTTGTTTGTGGAGGATTTTTATCCGAAAAATATCTGGATCAACCTGAACCCAATAAATTGCGATTAGAAACCGTTAGCTTGAAAAAATATAAAAATATGATTGATGCTTGGGGAGGATGGAGTTTATTCCAAACCTTATTAACAACCCTGAATGCGATCGCCCAAAAACATCACGTCACTATTCCTAATATAGCTGTTCGTTATATCCTCGAACAACCCACCGTCGCCGGAGCAATGGTAGGGACAAGATTAGGTATTTCTCAACATATTGAAGACAATGCTAAAGTCTTTGAATTTAGTCTTG encodes:
- a CDS encoding aldo/keto reductase — its product is MKLPVSSRFQLTEDLNICRILNGMWQVSGSHGRIDAKTAIESMFKYWDAGYTTWDLADHYGPAEDFIGEFRRQLIATRGQAALSQLQGFTKWVPRPGKMTKNIVEKNIDISRQRMGVDCLDLLQFHWWDYRDQNYLDALHYLTELQTEGKIKHLALTNFDTEHLKIIVEHNINIVSNQVQFSLIDRRPLAKMTEFCQTHNIKLLPYGVVCGGFLSEKYLDQPEPNKLRLETVSLKKYKNMIDAWGGWSLFQTLLTTLNAIAQKHHVTIPNIAVRYILEQPTVAGAMVGTRLGISQHIEDNAKVFEFSLDAEDDQTLNSIFSQSRDLMQIIGDCGDEYR